One bacterium DNA segment encodes these proteins:
- a CDS encoding uracil-DNA glycosylase — protein sequence MNQLHATIRSCTSCGLHATRTQAVPGAGPCPAAIMIVGEAPGFNEDRQGEPFVGAAGKLLDTLLARISLRRADVYITNVLKCRPPQNRDPMPNEAESCSPYLRRQLELVQPKVVLILGRHALERLMPGQGSISRIHGSLVMRQDVAYVPLYHPAAALHNGALVADLERDFDRVKAYLDRLLAPAPEPDPPPPAERSADPAVAVEPAEQLRLL from the coding sequence CTGAACCAGCTCCATGCCACGATTCGCTCGTGCACGAGCTGCGGACTTCATGCGACCCGCACCCAGGCGGTGCCGGGCGCGGGGCCCTGCCCCGCCGCCATCATGATCGTCGGTGAGGCCCCGGGCTTCAACGAGGACCGCCAGGGCGAACCGTTCGTCGGCGCCGCGGGCAAGCTGCTGGACACTCTGCTGGCGCGCATCTCGCTCCGCAGGGCCGACGTGTACATCACCAACGTGCTCAAGTGCCGGCCGCCGCAGAACCGCGATCCGATGCCCAACGAGGCTGAGTCCTGCTCGCCCTACCTGCGCCGCCAGCTCGAGCTCGTCCAGCCCAAGGTCGTGCTCATCTTGGGGCGCCATGCGCTCGAGCGCCTGATGCCCGGACAGGGCTCCATATCCCGGATTCACGGCAGCCTGGTGATGCGGCAGGACGTGGCGTACGTGCCGCTCTATCACCCCGCCGCCGCGCTGCACAACGGCGCCCTGGTGGCCGACCTCGAGCGTGACTTCGACCGCGTCAAGGCCTACCTGGACAGATTGCTGGCGCCGGCCCCTGAGCCTGATCCTCCGCCCCCGGCGGAGAGGTCCGCCGACCCGGCGGTGGCCGTCGAACCAGCCGAACAGCTGCGTCTTTTGTGA
- the dapA gene encoding 4-hydroxy-tetrahydrodipicolinate synthase, translating to MTTTGVGRLLTAMVTPFKTDGSVDYGAAERLAALLVADGSDGVVVSGTTGESPSLDDDEKIELVKAIKRAIPGKTVVAGTGSNDTHHSVRLSERAMQAGADALLAVVPYYNKPPQEGMYRHFKAISEVGPTIMYNIQGRTAVNMTAATTLRCAELPGILGVKEASGDLDQMGLVCAGKPDRFQVWSGDDSFTLPLLAIGGYGVICVVSHIAGGSMKRLIEAYVNADNETARKLHLGLLPVIKALMSTAANPVPIKSVLNALGFPAGPFRLPLVRLTDDQLGSVMQTVRDAGGLISTIPSEQVSGVPAKP from the coding sequence ATGACGACAACCGGGGTCGGTCGCCTTCTGACCGCGATGGTGACCCCCTTCAAGACCGACGGCTCGGTCGATTACGGCGCGGCCGAAAGGCTAGCGGCGCTTCTCGTCGCGGACGGTTCCGATGGAGTGGTCGTTTCGGGCACCACCGGTGAATCACCGTCGCTCGATGACGACGAGAAGATCGAGCTGGTCAAGGCGATCAAGAGGGCGATCCCGGGCAAGACCGTGGTCGCGGGCACCGGCAGCAACGACACGCACCACTCGGTCAGGCTCTCCGAACGAGCGATGCAGGCCGGCGCGGACGCCCTGCTGGCGGTCGTGCCCTACTACAACAAGCCGCCGCAGGAAGGCATGTACCGGCACTTCAAGGCCATCTCCGAGGTCGGGCCCACGATCATGTACAACATCCAGGGCCGGACCGCGGTCAACATGACCGCCGCCACGACCCTGCGCTGCGCTGAGCTGCCCGGCATCCTCGGCGTGAAGGAGGCCAGCGGCGACCTGGACCAGATGGGTTTGGTATGTGCCGGGAAACCGGACCGCTTTCAGGTCTGGAGCGGCGACGACAGCTTCACGCTTCCGCTGCTGGCAATTGGCGGGTACGGCGTCATCTGCGTCGTCTCGCACATCGCCGGCGGATCGATGAAACGGCTCATCGAGGCGTACGTCAACGCCGACAACGAGACCGCTCGCAAGCTCCATCTCGGCCTGCTGCCGGTGATCAAGGCGCTCATGAGCACCGCCGCCAATCCGGTGCCGATCAAGTCCGTGTTGAACGCCCTCGGGTTTCCGGCGGGTCCGTTCCGATTGCCGCTGGTGCGTCTCACCGACGACCAGCTCGGCTCGGTGATGCAGACGGTCCGGGATGCCGGCGGCCTCATCTCCACCATCCCCTCTGAGCAGGTCAGCGGGGTTCCCGCGAAACCGTAG
- a CDS encoding aspartate-semialdehyde dehydrogenase encodes MPTTKRLNVAVVGATGMVGQEMLRILAERHFPSERISALASERSKGLSVPYNGSSITVEPLNEHAFRGVDVALFAASGDIGLMYGPLAVEAGSLVIDNSSAWRMKENVPLVVPEVNSEDIRDNEGIIANPNCCAIPLTVVLNPLGQAAGIERVLVSTYQAASGAGRALVDELEEQTKAIAGGAKPQVSAYPYQLAYNVVPGGWRAEPEGYNEEEIKIVNETRKILHMPELRITATCVRVPVPIGHGESVYLETKEKLSADQARTLFASAPGVIVEDDPHAKLYPTPHHVAGKDEVYVGRIRNDPSTARGLALWLVSDNLRKGAALNAVQIAEHAIKMGILA; translated from the coding sequence ATGCCCACCACCAAGCGATTGAACGTGGCCGTCGTCGGCGCGACCGGCATGGTCGGGCAGGAGATGCTGCGCATTCTCGCGGAGCGACACTTCCCGAGCGAGCGCATCAGCGCCCTGGCCTCGGAGCGTTCGAAGGGCTTGAGCGTGCCTTACAACGGCAGCTCGATCACGGTCGAGCCGCTCAATGAGCATGCCTTCAGAGGCGTCGACGTCGCCCTGTTCGCCGCGAGCGGCGACATCGGGTTGATGTACGGGCCGCTGGCGGTCGAGGCCGGGTCCCTGGTGATCGACAACAGCTCGGCGTGGCGCATGAAGGAGAACGTTCCCCTGGTCGTACCCGAGGTGAACAGCGAGGACATCCGCGACAACGAAGGCATCATCGCCAACCCGAACTGCTGCGCGATCCCGCTCACCGTCGTCCTCAACCCGCTGGGCCAAGCCGCCGGCATCGAGCGGGTGCTCGTTTCAACGTATCAAGCGGCGTCAGGAGCCGGTCGCGCCCTGGTCGACGAGCTGGAGGAGCAAACGAAAGCCATCGCCGGTGGCGCCAAGCCGCAGGTGAGCGCCTATCCGTACCAGCTCGCGTACAACGTGGTGCCGGGCGGCTGGCGCGCGGAGCCCGAGGGTTACAACGAAGAGGAGATCAAGATCGTCAACGAGACCCGGAAGATCCTCCATATGCCGGAGCTGCGCATCACGGCGACCTGCGTACGGGTGCCGGTCCCCATCGGGCACGGAGAATCGGTGTACCTCGAGACCAAGGAGAAGCTCAGCGCCGACCAGGCGCGCACCCTGTTCGCGAGCGCGCCCGGGGTGATCGTCGAGGACGACCCCCACGCCAAGCTCTATCCGACGCCGCACCACGTCGCGGGGAAAGACGAGGTGTACGTCGGCCGCATTCGAAACGACCCCTCGACCGCTCGCGGATTGGCGCTTTGGTTGGTCTCCGACAACCTGCGCAAGGGCGCCGCGCTCAACGCGGTCCAGATCGCCGAGCACGCCATCAAGATGGGCATCCTGGCCTAG
- a CDS encoding 4-hydroxy-tetrahydrodipicolinate reductase: MDAGVPPEIKVAVAGHRGKVGSLLAAALQDEPGFDYVGGIGAGDDLAGFLRERRPLALVDFTRPAVALHNALAAVAAGAAPVVGTTGIPPEGLDKLEAACREMRLGGIVAPNFAVGAVLMMHLAEIAAPHFEAAEVIEMHHAAKADAPSGTALSTARRLSARRGSQPFTHQMPEKVTLSGTRGGEEGGVAVHSVRLPGFVADQEVIFGLPGQTLTIIHRTTSREAFLPGVLLAIRKVTAEPRFYRGLDELLGLG; this comes from the coding sequence ATGGACGCGGGCGTGCCGCCTGAGATCAAGGTCGCGGTCGCCGGTCACCGCGGCAAGGTCGGCTCGCTGCTCGCCGCCGCGTTGCAGGACGAGCCCGGGTTCGACTACGTCGGCGGGATCGGCGCCGGCGACGACCTGGCCGGCTTCCTCAGGGAGCGCCGCCCGCTCGCGCTGGTCGATTTCACGCGCCCGGCGGTCGCCCTGCACAATGCGCTGGCCGCAGTCGCCGCCGGCGCCGCGCCGGTCGTGGGCACCACCGGCATCCCGCCGGAGGGCCTCGACAAGCTCGAAGCGGCGTGCCGCGAGATGCGGCTGGGCGGGATCGTCGCCCCCAACTTCGCCGTGGGTGCCGTGCTGATGATGCATCTCGCCGAGATCGCGGCCCCGCACTTCGAGGCGGCGGAGGTCATCGAGATGCATCACGCGGCCAAAGCAGATGCGCCCTCCGGGACCGCGCTATCGACGGCCAGGCGCCTGTCCGCTCGCCGGGGAAGCCAGCCGTTCACCCACCAGATGCCGGAGAAGGTGACGCTGTCGGGAACGCGCGGCGGGGAGGAGGGAGGCGTGGCCGTGCACAGCGTGCGCTTACCGGGATTCGTCGCCGACCAGGAGGTCATCTTCGGGCTGCCGGGACAGACGCTGACCATCATCCACCGCACCACGAGTCGCGAGGCATTCCTCCCAGGCGTGCTGCTCGCGATCCGCAAGGTCACGGCCGAACCGCGGTTTTACCGCGGCCTCGACGAGCTGTTGGGCCTTGGTTAG
- a CDS encoding polyribonucleotide nucleotidyltransferase, whose translation MVTKNVEVAGRRLSIETGRVAEQANGAVILRQGDTVVLSTAVMSKEPRVGIDFFPLTCDYEEKLYAAGKIPGAFMRREGRPSEVAILASRLTDRPLRPLFPKEFRLDVQVVSTVLSVDQENDPTIQSINGASTALVISDIPFQGPVGAVRMGYLDGRVVVNPPMSRMSESELDLVVAGTADAILMVEAGAKGVTEQTVLEALEAAHAEIKRICAAQTELQQQVGKPKREFTPPAYPPQVVEVVSEYLALRLDKAAYIPEKSVREAAIDELRKRTIAELGERFPEHADILGKLFDKALKDRVRQRIVEEGVRQDGRGLTEVRQISVEVGVLPRTHGSGLFTRGQTQALTIATLGSMSDQQKLDGLSPDEFKRYMHHYNFPPYSVGEARPLRGPGRREIGHGALAERALLAVIPPVEEWPYTMRLVSEILSSNGSTSMASVCGSTLALMDAGVPIKSPVAGIAMGLVTREGRHAILTDIQGVEDNLGDMDFKVAGTRDGITALQMDIKIKGLTHEILAQALEQAREARLFVLGKMLEVLPRPRTEMSTYAPRITTIMINPDKIRDIIGPGGKMIRKITEETGAQIDVEDDGRVFIAAIDQEGGKRAIDWIKGLTDEVEVGKIYQGKVVRIMPFGAFVEVLPNQDGLVHVSKLTDHRVERVEEVCNLGDEIVVKAVEIDSQGRLNLSRQAAIEELTSKGLAIEEKIDSEAMAVALASPPPPPREGGFGGRDRGGRNGGGGGRGRGPRRD comes from the coding sequence ATTGTCACGAAGAACGTAGAGGTCGCCGGGAGGCGGCTGTCAATCGAGACCGGCCGGGTGGCCGAGCAGGCCAACGGCGCGGTGATCCTGCGCCAGGGCGACACGGTCGTCCTGAGCACGGCGGTGATGTCGAAGGAGCCTAGGGTGGGCATCGACTTCTTCCCGCTGACGTGCGATTACGAGGAGAAGCTCTACGCCGCCGGCAAGATCCCGGGCGCGTTCATGCGCCGCGAGGGTCGGCCGAGCGAGGTGGCGATCCTGGCCTCACGGCTCACCGACCGTCCGCTGCGACCGCTGTTCCCGAAGGAGTTCAGGCTCGACGTCCAGGTCGTTTCGACGGTGCTCTCGGTGGACCAGGAGAACGACCCCACGATCCAGAGCATCAACGGTGCCTCGACGGCGCTGGTGATCTCGGACATTCCTTTCCAGGGTCCCGTGGGCGCGGTGCGGATGGGGTACCTCGACGGACGCGTGGTCGTCAACCCGCCGATGTCGAGGATGTCCGAGTCGGAGCTCGACCTGGTCGTCGCCGGCACGGCCGACGCCATCCTGATGGTCGAGGCCGGCGCCAAGGGCGTCACCGAGCAGACGGTGCTCGAGGCGCTGGAGGCGGCGCACGCGGAGATCAAGCGCATCTGCGCCGCGCAGACCGAGCTGCAGCAGCAGGTCGGCAAGCCCAAGCGTGAGTTCACGCCGCCCGCCTACCCGCCTCAGGTCGTCGAGGTCGTGAGCGAATATCTGGCGCTGCGCCTGGACAAGGCGGCCTACATCCCGGAGAAGAGCGTGCGCGAAGCCGCCATCGACGAGCTGCGCAAGCGGACGATCGCCGAGCTGGGCGAACGATTCCCGGAGCACGCGGACATCCTGGGCAAGCTGTTCGACAAGGCGCTGAAGGATCGCGTCCGCCAGCGCATCGTCGAAGAGGGCGTCCGCCAGGACGGCCGCGGACTGACCGAAGTGCGGCAGATCAGCGTCGAGGTGGGCGTGCTGCCGAGAACGCATGGCTCGGGCCTCTTCACCCGCGGCCAGACGCAGGCGCTGACCATCGCGACCCTGGGTTCGATGTCCGATCAGCAGAAGCTCGACGGCCTGTCGCCCGACGAGTTCAAGCGTTACATGCACCACTACAACTTCCCGCCGTACTCGGTCGGCGAGGCGCGCCCGCTCCGCGGGCCGGGCCGCCGTGAGATCGGCCACGGCGCACTTGCCGAGCGAGCCCTGCTGGCTGTCATTCCTCCCGTCGAGGAGTGGCCGTACACGATGCGGCTGGTCTCGGAGATCCTCAGCTCGAACGGCTCGACGTCGATGGCGTCGGTCTGCGGCTCGACCCTGGCCTTGATGGACGCGGGCGTGCCGATCAAGTCCCCGGTCGCGGGCATCGCGATGGGCCTGGTCACCCGCGAAGGCAGGCATGCGATTCTGACCGACATCCAGGGCGTCGAGGACAACCTCGGCGACATGGACTTCAAGGTCGCCGGCACGCGGGACGGCATCACCGCCCTCCAGATGGACATCAAGATCAAAGGCCTGACGCACGAGATCCTGGCTCAGGCGCTGGAGCAGGCTCGCGAGGCCCGGCTGTTCGTGCTCGGCAAGATGCTGGAGGTGCTACCGCGCCCCCGCACCGAGATGAGCACCTACGCACCGCGCATCACCACGATCATGATCAACCCCGACAAGATCCGCGACATCATCGGCCCCGGGGGCAAGATGATCCGCAAGATCACCGAGGAGACTGGAGCCCAGATCGACGTCGAGGACGACGGGCGGGTCTTCATCGCCGCGATCGACCAGGAAGGCGGCAAGCGGGCGATCGATTGGATCAAGGGCCTGACCGACGAGGTCGAGGTCGGCAAGATCTACCAGGGCAAGGTCGTCCGCATCATGCCCTTCGGGGCGTTCGTCGAGGTCCTGCCCAACCAGGACGGGCTCGTCCACGTCTCCAAGCTGACCGATCATCGGGTCGAGCGGGTGGAGGAGGTGTGCAACCTCGGTGACGAGATCGTGGTCAAGGCGGTCGAGATCGACAGCCAGGGCCGGCTCAACCTGAGCCGCCAGGCCGCGATCGAAGAGCTCACCTCCAAGGGCCTGGCGATCGAGGAGAAGATCGACTCCGAGGCCATGGCCGTGGCGCTGGCCTCTCCGCCACCTCCCCCACGTGAGGGAGGCTTCGGCGGGCGCGACCGGGGCGGACGCAACGGCGGCGGCGGCGGGCGCGGACGCGGGCCTCGCCGGGATTAA
- a CDS encoding 30S ribosomal protein S15 yields MAAGTDVKGKLIAEYKRADKDTGSPEVQVALFTARIRELTEHLKTHAKDHHSRRGLLLLVGKQRRLLNYLRDTDVERYRALVGKLGIRR; encoded by the coding sequence TTGGCAGCAGGAACTGACGTCAAAGGCAAGCTGATCGCGGAATACAAGCGCGCAGACAAGGACACGGGCTCGCCCGAGGTCCAGGTCGCGCTCTTCACCGCACGTATCCGGGAGCTCACCGAGCACCTGAAGACGCACGCCAAGGACCACCACTCGCGCCGCGGCCTCCTCCTCCTGGTTGGCAAGCAACGGCGTCTGCTGAACTACCTGCGCGACACCGACGTCGAGCGCTATCGCGCCCTCGTCGGCAAGCTCGGGATCAGGAGATAG
- a CDS encoding diacylglycerol kinase family lipid kinase, with translation MDARVAGGKGGSRPEGDHEPARGRRHTIGGRPGAPTLFIVNPSSGAGKAGREWRAVESWLPSTGIQFETALTTRPLEAVEIAQRAVKESRPVIVAVGGDGTLNEVVNGFFRNGAPIPTTSKLAMLPLGTGGDFRRTLRIPLDTRAAMRVITGGLVRRLDAGCVTYQAHDGTTAVRHFINIADAGLGGDVVHRVNTGSKLLGGATFTLTSFLTLLRWRNQPMTVVIDGHTHELVAQQVVIANCQYFGGGMRMAPSASPTDGVFDVILVRDAGKLETIRGMRDVRSGKHLDQRNPKIQLLYGKRISVTSPNQVRIDLDGEDPGLLPALFEIQPGAIEFITPR, from the coding sequence TTGGATGCACGTGTGGCGGGCGGTAAGGGAGGGTCTCGACCCGAAGGGGATCATGAACCGGCGCGCGGTCGGAGGCACACCATAGGCGGCCGGCCCGGCGCTCCGACGCTGTTCATCGTCAATCCATCGTCCGGCGCGGGCAAAGCAGGACGTGAGTGGAGGGCGGTGGAAAGCTGGCTGCCATCGACCGGCATCCAGTTCGAGACCGCGCTCACGACACGTCCGCTCGAAGCCGTGGAAATCGCACAGCGCGCGGTGAAGGAGTCGCGGCCCGTGATCGTCGCGGTGGGCGGCGACGGCACCCTGAACGAGGTGGTCAACGGCTTCTTTCGCAATGGAGCGCCGATCCCGACGACGAGCAAGCTGGCGATGTTGCCGCTGGGAACCGGGGGCGATTTCCGGCGCACGCTGCGAATCCCGCTCGACACCAGGGCCGCGATGCGGGTCATCACCGGCGGACTGGTCAGGCGCCTGGACGCCGGATGCGTCACCTACCAGGCGCACGACGGCACCACCGCGGTTCGGCACTTCATCAACATCGCCGACGCCGGGCTGGGCGGCGACGTCGTCCATCGAGTGAACACCGGCAGCAAGCTGCTCGGCGGAGCCACGTTCACGCTAACGTCGTTCCTCACCCTGTTGCGCTGGCGGAACCAGCCGATGACGGTGGTCATCGACGGCCATACGCACGAGCTGGTCGCGCAGCAGGTCGTGATCGCCAACTGCCAGTATTTCGGCGGCGGGATGAGGATGGCGCCGTCGGCCTCGCCGACGGACGGGGTATTCGACGTGATCCTGGTCCGTGACGCCGGGAAGCTCGAGACCATTCGAGGCATGAGGGATGTCCGCAGCGGCAAGCATCTGGATCAGCGCAACCCGAAGATCCAGCTGCTGTACGGCAAGCGGATCTCGGTCACCTCCCCGAACCAGGTGCGGATCGACCTCGACGGCGAGGACCCGGGCCTGCTGCCTGCGCTCTTCGAGATCCAGCCCGGGGCGATCGAGTTCATCACTCCGCGGTGA
- a CDS encoding FAD-binding oxidoreductase: MRATRMRVELERIVGAAALDERPVRDLWPLAIMDERAGRARDRILVARPSGREQVAAILGWAAANRVAVTPMGGASGVCGALSPETGEVVLDMGGFDRILEVDETNLVCRCEAGVNGLTLERHLYERGLTLGHFPSSLPGTTLGGLIATRSSGQQSSRYGSIEDMVLGLAVVLPDGTFAGPRPGPRSAVGPALHQLWLGSEGALGVVLGAALKVHRLPEAVIGRGYGCPSIAAGLETMRAVMQSGIRPLVMRLYDAEDAAFNGYDLPPDGCVLVVATAGLDAVAKAEGAAVKRFAGEAADLGDEPWQRWQRRRFDLSAERLKAFLEPPGSYLDTIELAAPWTVLPELHSRVKSAIAVGGLALCHFSHAYEQGCCAYFSFGGSENTEAEARAAYERAWEGAMSTALELGATISHHHGVGRLRARWVGDDMGGWMHVWRAVREGLDPKGIMNRRAVGGTP; encoded by the coding sequence ATGAGGGCAACTCGGATGAGGGTGGAGCTGGAACGGATCGTCGGCGCGGCGGCCCTGGACGAGCGGCCGGTCCGAGACCTCTGGCCGCTGGCGATCATGGACGAGCGGGCGGGCAGGGCACGGGACCGCATCCTGGTCGCCCGGCCTTCAGGCCGTGAGCAGGTGGCGGCGATCCTGGGCTGGGCCGCCGCCAACCGCGTGGCCGTCACACCGATGGGCGGGGCCAGCGGCGTCTGCGGCGCGCTGTCGCCTGAGACGGGCGAGGTCGTCCTGGACATGGGTGGCTTCGATCGCATCCTTGAGGTGGACGAGACCAACCTGGTCTGCCGGTGCGAGGCCGGCGTCAACGGCCTGACCCTCGAGCGGCACCTGTACGAACGCGGGCTGACTCTCGGCCACTTCCCGAGCTCGCTGCCCGGAACCACTCTCGGCGGACTGATCGCGACCCGGTCGTCCGGTCAGCAATCAAGCCGGTACGGGAGCATCGAGGACATGGTCCTCGGCCTGGCGGTCGTGCTTCCGGACGGCACGTTCGCTGGCCCCAGGCCCGGCCCGCGATCGGCGGTCGGACCCGCGCTGCATCAGCTCTGGCTTGGCTCGGAAGGAGCGCTCGGGGTCGTCCTCGGAGCCGCCCTGAAGGTGCACCGCCTGCCGGAGGCGGTCATCGGGCGGGGCTATGGTTGCCCCAGCATCGCCGCCGGCCTCGAGACCATGCGAGCGGTGATGCAGTCTGGCATCCGGCCGCTGGTCATGCGGCTTTACGACGCCGAGGATGCCGCGTTCAACGGCTACGACCTCCCCCCGGACGGCTGTGTGCTGGTGGTCGCGACGGCGGGTCTCGATGCGGTCGCGAAGGCCGAGGGCGCGGCGGTGAAGCGGTTCGCGGGCGAGGCGGCCGACCTCGGTGACGAACCCTGGCAGCGCTGGCAGCGCCGCCGCTTCGACCTCTCGGCCGAGCGCCTGAAAGCGTTCCTCGAGCCGCCCGGTTCCTACCTCGACACCATCGAGCTGGCGGCCCCCTGGACCGTCCTGCCCGAGCTCCACTCACGGGTCAAGTCCGCAATAGCCGTCGGCGGCCTGGCGTTATGCCATTTCAGTCATGCCTACGAGCAGGGCTGCTGCGCATATTTCTCGTTTGGCGGCTCGGAGAACACTGAGGCGGAGGCCCGCGCCGCTTATGAACGGGCATGGGAGGGGGCGATGAGCACGGCGCTCGAGCTTGGTGCGACCATCAGCCATCACCACGGGGTCGGCCGGTTGCGAGCGCGCTGGGTCGGCGATGACATGGGAGGTTGGATGCACGTGTGGCGGGCGGTAAGGGAGGGTCTCGACCCGAAGGGGATCATGAACCGGCGCGCGGTCGGAGGCACACCATAG
- a CDS encoding FAD-dependent oxidoreductase translates to MTRVLVIGGGIAGYCAALGARRDGAEVTVVARAPGATALYAGGMEVVDDLEALLRAEPNHPITRLGLDFVRLATELDTATQTLHLALDRDGLKFEGSWRTRGLYADIHGLARPANLVPATVAGGELRALSGRRVAVVGIPQVGDYDAASTAQALQELHGIQAFAEDVKIAELPQAASLTDLYGRRAPALSQARAASIAYPPGFTNLPAAGFELLASPPSPHGWRLQQAIGLGAIRAEITAFDSARGGITAARAGERTFRADAFILATGRHIGGGLRGGRVTAEPLLRLGVFHEGRPVTGVGTRLQHLRYLDAAEELRSGLATDGRLRPLDADGGTPYANLFAAGAVLGGYDYGGPCGFGVPIVTGWLAGRFAAKV, encoded by the coding sequence TTGACGCGGGTCCTGGTCATCGGCGGCGGCATCGCCGGCTACTGCGCGGCGCTCGGGGCTCGCCGCGACGGGGCGGAGGTGACGGTCGTGGCGAGAGCGCCCGGCGCCACCGCCCTGTACGCCGGTGGGATGGAGGTGGTCGACGACCTCGAGGCGCTCCTCAGGGCGGAGCCCAACCATCCGATCACCAGACTTGGTCTCGATTTCGTCCGCCTCGCGACCGAGCTCGACACGGCCACGCAGACGCTTCACCTTGCGCTCGACAGAGATGGCCTCAAGTTCGAGGGCAGCTGGCGCACGCGAGGCCTGTACGCCGACATCCACGGCCTTGCCCGACCCGCGAATCTCGTGCCGGCGACGGTTGCCGGGGGCGAGCTGCGGGCTCTGAGCGGGAGGCGGGTCGCGGTCGTCGGCATCCCCCAGGTCGGAGACTACGACGCCGCCTCGACCGCTCAGGCGCTCCAGGAGCTGCACGGGATCCAGGCCTTCGCCGAGGACGTGAAGATCGCGGAGCTTCCCCAGGCCGCCTCGTTGACCGACCTGTACGGCCGCCGAGCGCCCGCGCTGAGCCAGGCCAGGGCGGCGTCGATCGCCTACCCGCCCGGCTTCACGAACCTCCCCGCCGCCGGCTTCGAGCTGCTCGCCTCGCCACCCTCGCCGCACGGCTGGCGGCTGCAGCAGGCGATCGGGCTCGGCGCCATCAGAGCGGAGATCACGGCGTTCGACAGCGCGCGCGGCGGGATCACCGCGGCGCGCGCCGGGGAGCGGACCTTCCGCGCCGACGCCTTCATCCTCGCCACCGGGCGGCACATCGGCGGGGGGCTTCGCGGCGGCCGCGTGACGGCCGAACCGCTCCTGCGGCTGGGCGTCTTTCACGAAGGCCGGCCGGTGACCGGCGTCGGGACGCGCCTTCAACACCTGCGGTACCTCGACGCGGCCGAGGAGCTGCGCAGCGGCCTGGCGACCGACGGGCGGCTGCGCCCGCTGGACGCGGATGGCGGCACGCCTTACGCCAATCTCTTCGCCGCCGGCGCCGTCCTGGGCGGCTACGACTACGGCGGCCCCTGCGGTTTTGGCGTGCCGATCGTCACCGGCTGGCTGGCGGGCCGGTTTGCCGCCAAGGTATGA
- the ribF gene encoding riboflavin biosynthesis protein RibF translates to MLVHLGLPSSPIGAVAVTVGSFDGVHLGHADVIRRTVAAAATAGARPALITFEPHPRCVLDPANCPQSITTLQEKLALVESCGIEHAIVLRFDRELAALSPDEFVERLSAVMDVKRWVIGFDFAFGRERRGSAEWLRAHGHTVDVVPPFQVEGVDLHSRDVRRLITGGEVHEANRLLGREYAMAGPVEAGDRVGRRLGFPTANIGIEPNKLVPALGAYAGRARAPEGEFIAALSVGYRPTFGGTQLRVEAFLLDFEGDLYQQRLELRFVRYLHPDIRFPSPDDLVRQLKKDVEDTRRIVLR, encoded by the coding sequence CTGCTAGTTCACCTGGGGCTCCCCTCGAGCCCCATCGGCGCCGTGGCGGTCACGGTCGGCAGCTTTGACGGCGTTCACCTCGGCCATGCCGATGTGATCCGGCGCACGGTGGCGGCGGCCGCGACGGCCGGAGCTCGACCGGCCCTCATCACGTTCGAGCCACATCCCCGCTGCGTCTTGGATCCCGCCAACTGCCCGCAATCGATCACCACGCTGCAGGAGAAGCTGGCGCTCGTCGAGTCATGCGGGATCGAGCACGCCATCGTCCTGCGATTCGATCGCGAGCTGGCCGCGCTCTCGCCGGACGAATTCGTCGAGCGGCTGTCCGCCGTGATGGACGTCAAACGCTGGGTGATCGGCTTCGATTTTGCTTTCGGCCGCGAACGCCGGGGCAGCGCGGAGTGGCTGCGGGCGCACGGCCACACCGTCGACGTCGTCCCGCCCTTCCAGGTCGAAGGGGTCGACCTCCACAGCAGAGACGTACGGCGGCTCATCACCGGCGGCGAGGTCCACGAGGCGAACCGGCTCCTGGGACGCGAGTACGCGATGGCCGGCCCGGTCGAGGCGGGGGACAGGGTCGGCCGCCGCCTCGGGTTCCCCACCGCGAACATCGGGATCGAACCCAACAAGCTGGTCCCGGCTCTGGGCGCCTATGCCGGGCGCGCGCGAGCGCCGGAAGGCGAGTTCATCGCCGCTCTTTCCGTGGGCTACCGCCCAACGTTCGGCGGCACCCAGCTGCGGGTGGAGGCGTTCCTGCTCGACTTCGAAGGCGACCTGTACCAGCAGCGACTCGAGCTTCGGTTCGTCCGCTACCTTCACCCGGACATCAGGTTCCCGAGCCCGGATGACCTGGTGCGGCAGCTGAAGAAGGACGTCGAAGACACTCGCCGGATCGTCCTGCGATGA